The following are encoded together in the Kribbella sp. CA-293567 genome:
- a CDS encoding sugar ABC transporter substrate-binding protein translates to MTVHSLYRKTAVGLALVALAATGCSTKSSSDSASGSSGDDASTGTSTGPVELKDGSSVKLALIPGGAHPYFQPWKSTAELDKTDFKLGGVTFNETGEWDQSKQNNVISSLAAQGYNAFGIFGVSPTDINSTFEDLKAKGFAVGSLASCPAGDTNSADFCLSTDVEAAAYKATKATIDAIGGEGAIVHLTGNNVDSNTQRRIAGVKKAIGETGGKVTELPVITDIDKDLQTAQKAVADLLASKGKEIKGIVTTAYNPAVAAADGVAGSKLPIKVVAIDDDAKILSGIKSGGVAATVTQNPVGQAYVGGWLLALLGSKQCTMKTPGVIVDSGSFVVTKANVDSYDTERKAKTTELQKDFAAQLSCK, encoded by the coding sequence ATGACAGTCCACTCTCTCTACCGGAAGACCGCCGTCGGACTGGCCCTCGTTGCGCTGGCCGCAACCGGCTGCAGTACCAAGAGCTCCAGCGACTCCGCGAGCGGCAGCTCCGGAGACGACGCCTCCACCGGTACGTCGACCGGCCCGGTCGAGCTGAAGGACGGTTCGAGCGTCAAGCTCGCCCTCATCCCGGGCGGCGCGCACCCCTACTTCCAGCCCTGGAAGAGCACCGCCGAGCTGGACAAGACCGACTTCAAGCTCGGCGGCGTCACCTTCAACGAGACCGGCGAGTGGGACCAGAGCAAGCAGAACAACGTGATCAGCTCGCTGGCCGCCCAGGGCTACAACGCGTTCGGCATCTTCGGCGTCTCGCCGACCGACATCAACTCCACCTTCGAGGACCTCAAGGCGAAGGGCTTCGCGGTCGGCTCGCTCGCCTCCTGCCCGGCCGGTGACACCAACTCGGCCGACTTCTGCCTGTCCACCGACGTCGAGGCGGCGGCGTACAAGGCGACCAAGGCGACCATCGACGCGATCGGCGGCGAGGGCGCGATCGTGCACCTGACCGGCAACAACGTCGACTCCAACACCCAGCGCCGGATCGCCGGGGTCAAGAAGGCGATCGGCGAGACCGGCGGCAAGGTGACCGAGCTGCCGGTGATCACCGACATCGACAAGGACCTGCAGACCGCGCAGAAGGCGGTGGCCGACCTGCTCGCCTCGAAGGGCAAGGAGATCAAGGGCATCGTCACCACCGCCTACAACCCGGCCGTGGCCGCCGCCGACGGTGTTGCCGGCAGCAAGCTTCCGATCAAGGTGGTGGCGATCGACGACGACGCCAAGATCCTGTCCGGGATCAAGTCCGGCGGGGTGGCCGCGACGGTGACGCAGAACCCGGTCGGCCAGGCGTACGTCGGCGGCTGGCTGCTGGCCCTGCTCGGCTCCAAGCAGTGCACGATGAAGACGCCCGGCGTGATCGTCGACTCGGGCTCGTTCGTGGTCACCAAGGCCAACGTGGACAGCTACGACACCGAGCGCAAGGCGAAGACGACCGAGCTGCAGAAGGACTTCGCGGCGCAGCTGAGCTGCAAGTGA
- a CDS encoding mandelate racemase/muconate lactonizing enzyme family protein, with amino-acid sequence MTTITSAEAFLVDLEVETVRTDAVQSFLKQETVFVELGTTDGRTGLGYSYTIGTGGTAVLAMLRDHLLPRLIGAEARNVEAIWFDLFASTRATTVGAITSLALAAVDTALWDLRCRRANEPLWRLAGGFRRRVPLYDTEGGWLHLTTDELVAGALASQKAGWPGVKLKVGKPRVHEDLERLSAVRDAVGPALDIMVDANQSMTYAEAKRRARAFEPLDLSWFEEPLPADDLTGHVRLAESTSIPIAVGESMYSISQFREYVAAGAAGIVQVDVARIGGITPWLKVAHLAETFNLEVCPHFLMELHVSLTAAVPNGRYVEHIPQLRAITRTEMEIADGHAVAPDEPGLGIDWDRDAIDDRRVS; translated from the coding sequence ATGACAACGATCACCAGCGCCGAGGCGTTCCTCGTCGATCTCGAGGTGGAGACGGTCCGGACCGACGCGGTCCAGTCCTTCCTCAAGCAGGAGACGGTCTTCGTCGAGCTCGGGACCACCGACGGGCGCACCGGCCTGGGCTACTCCTACACGATCGGCACCGGCGGTACCGCGGTGCTCGCGATGCTCCGCGACCACCTGCTTCCCCGGTTGATCGGCGCGGAAGCCCGCAACGTGGAAGCGATCTGGTTCGACCTGTTCGCCTCCACCCGGGCCACCACGGTCGGGGCGATCACGTCGCTCGCGCTCGCCGCGGTCGACACCGCCCTGTGGGATCTGCGATGCCGCCGGGCCAACGAGCCGCTGTGGCGCCTCGCGGGCGGTTTCCGCCGGCGCGTGCCGCTCTACGACACCGAGGGCGGCTGGCTGCACCTGACCACGGACGAGCTCGTCGCCGGGGCGCTCGCGTCGCAGAAGGCAGGCTGGCCGGGAGTCAAGCTCAAGGTCGGCAAGCCGCGCGTGCACGAAGATCTCGAGCGGCTGAGCGCGGTACGCGACGCCGTCGGCCCGGCGCTCGACATCATGGTCGACGCCAACCAGTCGATGACGTACGCCGAGGCCAAGCGCCGGGCGCGGGCCTTCGAGCCGCTCGACCTGAGCTGGTTCGAGGAGCCACTGCCCGCCGACGACCTGACCGGGCACGTCCGGCTGGCCGAGTCGACCTCGATCCCGATCGCGGTCGGCGAGTCGATGTACTCGATCTCGCAGTTCCGCGAGTACGTCGCCGCCGGCGCGGCCGGCATCGTCCAGGTGGACGTCGCCCGGATCGGCGGTATCACCCCGTGGCTGAAGGTGGCGCACCTCGCCGAGACCTTCAACCTGGAGGTCTGCCCGCACTTCCTGATGGAGCTGCACGTCAGCCTGACCGCCGCCGTACCGAACGGCCGGTACGTCGAGCACATCCCGCAGCTGCGCGCGATCACCCGCACCGAGATGGAGATCGCCGACGGTCACGCCGTCGCTCCCGACGAGCCCGGCCTCGGGATCGACTGGGACCGCGACGCGATCGACGACCGGCGGGTCTCGTGA
- a CDS encoding ABC transporter permease encodes MSAPVSETATAALQEPDPPAEQPRGGRTPWWANQRIGLLILVVALGVLFGVLRPAFFNQQLVVFPLLRDIAMFTVVGLAQLCVLSIGHMNLAVGRMAAFSMMITGISYDLWHFNLYAGLLVGLIAGTAIGALAGWVIARTGVNSFVVTLALDFLLLGLIPLVYTGLTDNAAFVTKPPGMRELRNYSLGDVCVGNLCGSPAVPQLALFAVVAMLVVGWIYSRTKLGRELLMTGTSVKAAELSGIPTARRVITAHAMSGCLAALAGFMLAVSTGSIKATIGEEFMLPSFLGPILGGTLLAGGFISVWGTLLGTALTSVIRKGLDLLGVGLESLNIYLGLILLAALSTDRIRTVLSDRQGVRKR; translated from the coding sequence GTGAGCGCGCCCGTCTCGGAGACGGCCACCGCGGCGCTGCAGGAGCCGGACCCACCGGCCGAGCAGCCACGCGGCGGTCGTACGCCGTGGTGGGCGAACCAGCGGATCGGCCTGCTGATCCTGGTGGTGGCACTCGGGGTGCTCTTCGGCGTCCTGCGGCCCGCCTTCTTCAACCAGCAACTGGTCGTCTTCCCGCTGCTGCGGGACATCGCGATGTTCACCGTCGTCGGCCTGGCGCAGCTGTGCGTGCTGTCGATCGGGCACATGAACCTCGCCGTCGGCCGGATGGCCGCCTTCTCGATGATGATCACCGGCATCTCCTACGACCTGTGGCACTTCAACTTGTACGCCGGTCTGCTGGTCGGTCTGATCGCCGGGACCGCGATCGGCGCGCTGGCCGGCTGGGTGATCGCGCGCACCGGCGTCAACTCGTTCGTCGTGACGCTCGCGCTCGACTTCCTGCTGCTCGGCCTGATTCCACTCGTCTACACCGGCCTGACCGACAACGCGGCCTTCGTCACCAAGCCGCCGGGGATGCGCGAGCTGCGCAACTACTCGCTCGGTGACGTCTGTGTCGGCAACCTCTGCGGCTCGCCCGCCGTACCGCAGCTGGCGCTCTTCGCCGTCGTGGCGATGCTCGTGGTGGGCTGGATCTACAGCCGGACCAAGCTCGGCCGGGAGCTGCTGATGACCGGTACGTCGGTCAAGGCCGCCGAGCTGTCGGGGATCCCGACCGCCCGCCGGGTGATCACCGCGCACGCGATGTCGGGCTGCCTGGCCGCGTTGGCCGGCTTCATGCTGGCGGTCAGCACCGGGTCGATCAAGGCGACGATCGGCGAGGAGTTCATGCTGCCGTCGTTCCTCGGACCGATCCTGGGCGGCACCCTGCTGGCCGGCGGTTTCATCTCGGTCTGGGGCACGTTGCTCGGTACCGCGCTGACCTCGGTGATCCGCAAGGGCCTCGACCTGCTGGGCGTCGGGCTGGAGAGCCTGAACATCTACCTCGGGCTGATCCTGCTGGCCGCGCTGTCGACCGACCGGATCCGGACCGTGCTGTCCGACCGGCAGGGGGTGAGGAAACGATGA
- a CDS encoding ABC transporter permease, protein MRRFAKTTEMTLLVIGVVFFLGLVIASGGDLLEQNSLRVLLQFLAVPVLIGLAQMVVLAVGQLNLAVGAVGGFAACTMGVLMADHGVPVPLALLIGFLLAAAAGLANGLLVVLTRINGFIVTLATMTVLLGVQYRLVGTRTVDAYPQGLKSFGSYAVFGVLPLIFVVALVVAALLAVMLRRTVPGRQLLASGGNPIAARLSGISNDRSVIVAHTLSGAILGVAAILTVASSPGVNKSIGGDWLLPSFAAPIIGGALLTGGSAVVLGTVLAAFIVRFVDTARAEFSLEPSWVNFVVGSVVLGSVVLGQLRTRRQERRTVVKAPDTAVAGGVS, encoded by the coding sequence ATGAGGCGGTTCGCGAAGACCACCGAGATGACGTTGCTGGTGATCGGAGTGGTGTTCTTCCTCGGCCTGGTGATCGCTTCGGGTGGGGACCTGCTCGAGCAGAACTCCCTGCGGGTGCTGCTGCAGTTCCTTGCCGTGCCAGTGCTGATCGGACTGGCTCAGATGGTGGTGCTGGCCGTGGGGCAACTCAACCTCGCCGTCGGTGCCGTCGGGGGTTTCGCCGCCTGCACGATGGGTGTGCTGATGGCCGACCACGGCGTACCGGTGCCGCTCGCCCTGCTGATCGGCTTCCTGCTGGCCGCGGCCGCCGGCCTGGCGAACGGGCTGCTCGTCGTGCTGACCCGGATCAACGGCTTCATCGTCACACTGGCGACGATGACCGTGCTGCTCGGCGTGCAGTACCGGCTGGTCGGCACGCGCACCGTCGACGCCTACCCCCAGGGACTCAAGAGCTTCGGCTCGTACGCCGTGTTCGGGGTGCTGCCGCTGATCTTCGTGGTGGCGCTCGTGGTGGCGGCCCTGCTCGCCGTGATGCTGCGCCGCACGGTGCCTGGCCGTCAACTGCTCGCATCGGGCGGCAATCCCATCGCAGCCAGACTGTCGGGCATCTCCAACGACCGCTCGGTGATCGTCGCGCACACCTTGTCGGGCGCGATCCTCGGCGTCGCGGCGATCCTGACGGTGGCCTCGTCCCCCGGGGTCAACAAGAGCATCGGCGGCGACTGGCTGCTGCCGAGCTTCGCGGCGCCGATCATCGGTGGCGCCCTGCTGACCGGCGGCTCGGCCGTCGTGCTCGGCACGGTGCTGGCCGCCTTCATCGTGCGCTTCGTCGACACGGCCCGGGCGGAGTTCTCGCTCGAGCCCAGCTGGGTGAACTTCGTCGTCGGCAGCGTGGTGCTCGGTTCGGTGGTGCTCGGGCAGTTGCGGACGCGCCGCCAGGAGCGTCGTACGGTCGTGAAAGCGCCGGACACGGCGGTAGCCGGAGGGGTGTCATGA
- a CDS encoding sugar ABC transporter ATP-binding protein — protein sequence MTLFEAAEVDKLFPGVRALDGVTLKLEAGSVHALLGENGAGKSTLIKVITGLYKPDGGRLLLDGQEVAFGSPHESASAGIGVVHQERNLIPGFTVGENILLQKLPTSRGLVDRGRIRAEASRWLAELDLDLDPELPVTELSVAQAQLVEIAKALSVESRVLLLDEPTASITPNEAERLFRAVEKLKNDGRAVLFVSHKLEEVFQICDTVTVLRDGASVLESGALADLTRDQVVDLMVGRVHEALTLPPRTVDQAAAPLLELSGVSTATGHAGVDLSVRPGEIVGLYGLVGAGRSELAKALLGLDRITAGEVRVRGEAVRIRNVRDALKNHKIGYVTENRKEEGVFLEQSVGRNIAVTVWDKLGKRLAGIPGLGFVPRKAEAALVAEYVEQLGIRIASPEQLAGTLSGGNQQKVSLAKWLAARTEILIIDEPTVGIDVRTKDAFHTLIWDLAAHGLAILLITSDLPEMITLADRVVVMRDHRVRGEVGNDHDYPSMSQQVIRLIHAEGLEPV from the coding sequence ATGACGCTGTTCGAAGCTGCCGAGGTGGACAAGCTGTTCCCGGGGGTCCGGGCGCTCGACGGGGTGACGCTGAAGCTCGAAGCGGGCTCCGTGCACGCGTTGCTCGGAGAGAACGGCGCCGGCAAGTCGACGCTGATCAAGGTGATCACCGGGCTCTACAAGCCCGACGGCGGGCGGTTGCTGCTGGACGGCCAGGAGGTCGCTTTCGGGTCGCCGCACGAGTCGGCCTCGGCCGGGATCGGCGTGGTGCACCAGGAGCGCAACCTGATCCCGGGCTTCACGGTGGGCGAGAACATCCTGCTCCAGAAGCTGCCGACCTCCCGCGGGCTGGTGGATCGCGGGCGGATCAGGGCGGAGGCGTCGCGCTGGCTGGCCGAGCTCGACCTCGACCTCGATCCCGAGCTGCCGGTGACGGAACTGTCCGTCGCGCAGGCGCAGTTGGTGGAGATCGCCAAGGCGCTGTCGGTGGAGAGCCGCGTGCTGCTGCTCGACGAGCCGACCGCCTCGATCACGCCGAACGAGGCCGAGCGGCTGTTCCGGGCGGTCGAGAAACTGAAGAACGACGGGCGCGCGGTGCTGTTCGTCAGCCACAAGCTCGAAGAGGTCTTCCAGATCTGCGACACCGTCACGGTACTGCGGGACGGGGCGTCGGTGCTGGAGTCGGGGGCGCTCGCCGACCTGACTCGTGACCAGGTCGTCGACCTGATGGTCGGTCGCGTGCACGAGGCGCTGACGCTGCCACCGCGGACCGTCGACCAGGCCGCCGCGCCGCTGCTGGAGCTGTCCGGCGTCAGTACCGCGACGGGTCACGCAGGGGTGGATCTGTCCGTCCGGCCCGGTGAGATCGTCGGGCTCTACGGGCTGGTCGGCGCCGGCCGGAGCGAGCTGGCGAAGGCGTTGCTGGGCCTCGACCGGATCACGGCGGGCGAAGTCCGGGTGCGGGGTGAGGCGGTGCGGATCCGGAACGTGCGGGACGCGCTGAAGAACCACAAGATCGGCTACGTCACCGAGAACCGCAAGGAGGAAGGCGTCTTCCTCGAGCAGTCGGTCGGCCGGAACATCGCGGTCACCGTCTGGGACAAGCTCGGCAAGCGACTCGCGGGGATCCCGGGGCTGGGCTTCGTGCCGAGAAAGGCGGAGGCCGCACTGGTCGCGGAGTACGTCGAGCAGCTCGGCATCCGGATCGCGTCCCCGGAGCAACTGGCCGGCACGCTGTCGGGTGGCAACCAGCAGAAGGTGTCGCTGGCCAAGTGGCTGGCCGCCAGGACCGAGATCCTGATCATCGACGAGCCGACGGTCGGGATCGACGTCCGGACCAAGGACGCCTTCCACACCCTGATCTGGGATCTGGCCGCGCACGGTCTCGCGATCCTGCTGATCACCTCGGATCTTCCGGAGATGATCACCCTGGCCGACCGGGTCGTGGTGATGCGCGACCACCGGGTTCGCGGTGAGGTCGGCAACGATCACGACTACCCCTCGATGAGCCAGCAGGTCATCCGCCTCATCCACGCAGAAGGGCTGGAGCCGGTATGA
- a CDS encoding amidohydrolase family protein: MTGRVDAHHHIWDLSVREQTWMAGPELDPVRRSFSIDDLAPQAAAAGVTATVLVQTVGVPAETPEFLEVANSNELVAGVVGWVDLTAAGVADALAELRERPDGGWLKGIRHQVHDEPDSRWLCRDDVRAGLAAVAEAGLVYDLLTKTPHLPAALETVRALPQLSFVVDHISKPVIGADLEPWASDLRALAAHPNVTCKLSGLVTEASWTDWKVADLKPYVDVVLDAFGPDRVMFGSDWPVCLLAASYAEVVEAAEALTSTLAPAEQEAVFGATARRVYRLT, from the coding sequence ATGACCGGACGGGTCGACGCGCACCACCACATCTGGGATCTCAGCGTCCGGGAGCAGACCTGGATGGCCGGTCCGGAGCTGGATCCGGTCCGCCGGAGCTTCTCGATCGACGACCTCGCGCCGCAGGCCGCGGCGGCCGGCGTCACCGCAACCGTGCTGGTGCAGACGGTCGGCGTACCGGCCGAGACGCCGGAGTTCCTGGAAGTTGCCAATAGCAATGAGTTGGTGGCGGGAGTGGTCGGCTGGGTCGACCTCACCGCCGCCGGCGTCGCGGATGCGCTGGCGGAGCTGCGGGAGCGGCCGGACGGCGGTTGGCTGAAGGGCATCCGGCACCAGGTGCACGACGAACCGGACTCGCGATGGCTGTGTCGCGACGACGTGCGGGCCGGGCTCGCCGCCGTGGCCGAGGCAGGTCTCGTCTACGACCTGCTGACCAAGACGCCGCACCTGCCCGCCGCGCTGGAGACCGTACGGGCACTCCCGCAACTGTCCTTCGTGGTCGACCACATCTCGAAGCCGGTGATCGGCGCCGATCTGGAGCCGTGGGCCTCCGACCTCCGGGCGTTGGCAGCCCACCCCAATGTCACCTGCAAGCTCTCCGGCCTGGTCACCGAGGCGTCCTGGACCGACTGGAAGGTCGCCGACCTCAAGCCCTACGTGGACGTAGTACTGGACGCCTTCGGTCCCGACCGGGTGATGTTCGGCTCCGACTGGCCCGTCTGCCTGCTGGCCGCCTCGTACGCCGAGGTCGTCGAAGCGGCAGAAGCCCTGACCTCCACCCTCGCGCCTGCCGAGCAAGAGGCGGTCTTCGGCGCCACCGCTCGCCGGGTCTACCGCCTGACCTGA
- a CDS encoding DNA polymerase IV, translating to MSTASGWWLLHVDMDQFIAAVEIRRRPELRGLPVVVGGSGDPTKARQVVATASYEAREFGVHSGMPLRAAFKKCPEAVFLPSDPAAYDAASAEVMDTLRSFPVIVEVWGWDECFVGASTDDPEALAGELRAAVLERTGLACSIGIGDNKVRAKLATGFGKRDSGSGLGIYRLTAVNWAEVMHDRPVRELWGIGSRMSQNLNDLGIVTVADLAAADLDVLTQRFGPKMGAWYLSLGRGLGDTEVTDVPREPVSRSHEETFSTDLESREEIERELRRIAVAVTREVVAEGRSVQRIAVKLRFTSFYTPIKSRKLPEVTQDPEVIAAAALVLLEKFELRRPVRLLGVRLEFPR from the coding sequence ATGAGCACCGCATCCGGCTGGTGGCTGCTGCACGTCGACATGGACCAGTTCATCGCGGCCGTGGAGATCCGGCGGCGGCCCGAGCTGCGTGGGCTGCCGGTCGTGGTCGGCGGCTCGGGTGATCCGACGAAGGCACGGCAGGTGGTCGCGACGGCGTCGTACGAGGCGCGGGAGTTCGGCGTGCACTCGGGGATGCCGCTGCGGGCGGCGTTCAAGAAGTGCCCCGAGGCCGTCTTCCTGCCGAGCGACCCGGCGGCGTACGACGCGGCTTCGGCCGAGGTGATGGACACGCTGCGGTCGTTTCCGGTGATCGTCGAGGTGTGGGGCTGGGACGAGTGCTTCGTCGGTGCGTCGACCGACGATCCGGAGGCACTGGCCGGCGAGCTCCGCGCGGCCGTGCTGGAACGGACCGGGCTGGCCTGCTCGATCGGGATCGGCGACAACAAGGTCAGGGCGAAACTCGCGACCGGCTTCGGCAAGCGCGACAGTGGGAGCGGCCTGGGGATCTACCGGCTGACCGCGGTCAACTGGGCCGAGGTGATGCACGACCGCCCGGTGCGCGAGCTCTGGGGAATCGGCAGCCGGATGTCGCAGAACCTGAACGACCTGGGGATCGTCACCGTTGCCGATCTCGCGGCGGCCGACCTCGACGTACTGACCCAGCGTTTCGGTCCGAAGATGGGTGCCTGGTACCTGTCCCTCGGTCGCGGCCTCGGCGACACCGAGGTCACCGACGTACCCCGCGAACCGGTCTCCCGCAGCCACGAGGAGACCTTCAGTACCGACCTGGAGTCCCGCGAGGAGATCGAGCGCGAACTCCGCCGGATCGCCGTCGCGGTCACCCGGGAGGTCGTCGCCGAGGGCCGCAGCGTGCAACGGATCGCGGTGAAGCTCCGCTTCACGTCGTTCTACACCCCGATCAAGAGCCGCAAGCTGCCGGAGGTCACCCAGGATCCGGAGGTGATTGCCGCGGCCGCCTTGGTGCTTCTGGAGAAGTTCGAGCTCCGGCGCCCGGTCCGCCTGCTCGGCGTACGCCTGGAGTTCCCGCGGTGA
- a CDS encoding GNAT family N-acetyltransferase, whose protein sequence is MTDDEFTVWRAHSVEDYAGAIGPARGLDPATALETASQEFEQLLPAGRRTENQWVWLAQHEDEPVGTLWISTHRPIPFVYLLEVLPEQRGKGYGRSIMLAGEDECRSRGYEHLALNVFGDNAAAISLYDSLGYVVVTQEMRKAL, encoded by the coding sequence ATGACCGACGACGAGTTCACTGTCTGGCGAGCGCACTCCGTCGAGGACTACGCGGGCGCCATCGGGCCGGCGCGTGGGCTCGATCCCGCAACAGCACTGGAAACTGCGTCCCAGGAGTTCGAGCAACTGCTCCCGGCCGGGCGGCGCACCGAGAACCAGTGGGTCTGGCTGGCCCAGCACGAGGACGAGCCGGTCGGCACCCTGTGGATCAGCACGCACCGGCCGATCCCGTTCGTCTACCTGCTCGAGGTGCTGCCCGAGCAGCGCGGCAAGGGCTACGGCCGCTCGATCATGCTGGCCGGCGAGGACGAGTGCCGTAGCCGCGGTTACGAACACCTCGCCCTGAACGTCTTCGGTGACAACGCCGCCGCGATCAGCCTGTACGACTCCCTCGGCTACGTCGTCGTCACCCAGGAGATGCGCAAGGCTCTCTGA
- a CDS encoding immune inhibitor A domain-containing protein, with translation MRFEPARTTAIGVLSLAVLTGVGQLPQSVAGPAPAGGDAPSGPAAVRAGSDELPNPLEDKRRDLRERALANVLNGSAKVEQRGASKVVKVGQEVQRPATDGRSRIAGKRKDQYVELAREKTDKIFVILAEFGNQRHPDFPDQDTDPDTPGPTVFDGPLHNAIPQPDRRTDNSTIWQADYSAEHYRRLYFGKGDSVKTYYEKQSSGRYSVDGLVSDWVKVPYNEARYGRSNGTPCAGNICGNTWNLVSDAVAQWVEGQQSKGQSAAQIEATLASYDRWDRYDFDADGNFNEPDGYIDHFQIVHSGGDQADGDPHQAEDAIWSHRWYAFGNTSSGPAANKLGGTQIGSTGLWIGDYTIQPENGGLSVFAHEYGHDLGLPDHYDTSGKPSQNPVNWWSVMAQSRSGAKGDVGIGTMPQDLGTWDKMQLGWLDYERVQAGETRVVDLGPHEYNSKRAQAVVVVLPKKKVTTRLVEPATGTKSWWSGTGDKLANTLTRKLTLPAGKASLDFQANWTIEDCGSGACDYAYVEVNDGSGWQAIAGSITTAAEANGIDGDSKGWRPAKFDLSAFAGRTIDLRFRYATDAATHELGFFADDIKLTAGGRTVLDDGAESGANGWTVTGFQALGNSVTREYDNYYLASNYTYNSFNRYLQSGPYNFVGAPRPNWVEHFPYQDGLLVSYWDTSQVDNETAVHPGQGQWLPIDANPTPRVRLDGAYWRSTIQSYDSTFGLQQSDSLELTVAGKANPVPGAEAVRTFDDRNEFWSAKIPSYGVKVPHVGVKIRVVSQQGTSMRILVSK, from the coding sequence GTGCGCTTCGAACCCGCACGGACGACGGCCATCGGGGTCCTGAGTCTGGCGGTGCTGACCGGTGTCGGTCAGCTGCCGCAATCCGTCGCCGGACCGGCTCCGGCCGGCGGCGACGCCCCCAGCGGACCGGCCGCGGTCAGGGCCGGCTCGGACGAACTCCCCAACCCGCTCGAGGACAAGCGTCGCGACCTGCGCGAGCGGGCCCTGGCCAACGTGCTGAACGGCTCGGCGAAGGTCGAGCAGCGGGGCGCCAGCAAGGTGGTCAAGGTCGGCCAGGAGGTGCAGCGCCCGGCGACCGACGGCCGGAGCAGGATCGCCGGGAAGCGCAAGGACCAGTACGTCGAACTGGCGCGCGAGAAGACCGACAAGATCTTCGTGATCCTGGCCGAGTTCGGCAACCAGCGGCACCCGGACTTCCCGGATCAGGACACCGACCCGGACACGCCCGGACCGACGGTGTTCGACGGCCCGCTGCACAACGCCATCCCCCAGCCGGACCGGAGGACGGACAACTCCACCATCTGGCAGGCCGACTACTCGGCCGAGCACTATCGCCGGCTGTACTTCGGCAAAGGCGACTCGGTGAAGACGTACTACGAGAAGCAATCGTCCGGGCGGTACAGCGTCGACGGGCTGGTCTCCGACTGGGTGAAGGTGCCCTACAACGAGGCGCGGTACGGCCGGAGCAACGGCACCCCGTGCGCCGGCAACATCTGCGGCAACACCTGGAACCTGGTCAGCGACGCGGTGGCGCAGTGGGTCGAGGGCCAGCAGAGCAAGGGACAGAGCGCGGCGCAGATCGAGGCGACGCTGGCGTCGTACGACCGGTGGGACCGCTACGACTTCGATGCCGATGGCAACTTCAATGAGCCGGACGGCTACATCGACCACTTCCAGATCGTGCACTCCGGTGGCGACCAGGCCGACGGCGATCCGCACCAGGCCGAGGACGCGATCTGGTCGCACCGCTGGTACGCCTTCGGCAACACCAGTTCCGGTCCGGCGGCGAACAAGCTCGGTGGCACCCAGATCGGCAGTACCGGGCTGTGGATCGGCGACTACACGATTCAGCCGGAGAACGGCGGGCTGAGCGTCTTCGCGCACGAGTACGGGCACGATCTCGGTCTGCCGGACCACTACGACACCTCCGGTAAGCCGAGCCAGAACCCGGTCAACTGGTGGAGCGTGATGGCGCAGTCCCGCTCCGGCGCCAAGGGCGACGTCGGCATCGGCACCATGCCGCAGGACCTCGGTACCTGGGACAAGATGCAGCTCGGCTGGCTCGACTACGAGAGGGTGCAGGCGGGTGAGACCAGGGTCGTCGACCTCGGTCCGCACGAGTACAACTCGAAGCGGGCGCAGGCCGTCGTGGTCGTGCTGCCGAAGAAGAAGGTGACCACGCGGCTCGTCGAGCCGGCCACCGGGACGAAGTCGTGGTGGAGCGGTACCGGCGACAAACTGGCGAACACGCTCACCCGCAAGCTCACCCTCCCGGCGGGCAAGGCGTCGCTCGACTTCCAGGCGAACTGGACGATCGAGGACTGTGGTTCGGGCGCGTGCGACTACGCCTATGTCGAGGTGAACGACGGATCGGGCTGGCAGGCGATCGCCGGCAGCATCACCACGGCGGCCGAGGCGAACGGGATCGACGGTGACAGCAAGGGCTGGCGGCCGGCGAAGTTCGACCTGTCCGCGTTCGCGGGCAGGACGATCGACCTGCGGTTCCGGTACGCGACGGACGCGGCGACGCACGAGCTCGGGTTCTTCGCCGACGACATCAAACTGACCGCGGGCGGCAGGACCGTGCTCGACGACGGTGCGGAAAGCGGCGCGAACGGCTGGACCGTGACCGGGTTCCAGGCGCTCGGCAACTCGGTGACCAGGGAGTACGACAACTACTACCTGGCGTCGAACTACACCTACAACTCGTTCAACCGGTACCTGCAGTCCGGCCCGTACAACTTCGTCGGCGCCCCGCGGCCGAACTGGGTCGAGCACTTCCCGTACCAGGACGGCCTGCTGGTCTCCTACTGGGACACCTCGCAGGTGGACAACGAGACCGCCGTCCACCCCGGCCAGGGACAATGGCTGCCGATCGACGCCAACCCCACCCCGCGGGTCCGGCTGGACGGCGCCTACTGGCGGAGCACCATCCAGAGCTACGACTCGACCTTCGGACTGCAGCAGTCGGACTCGCTCGAGCTCACCGTGGCAGGCAAGGCGAACCCGGTGCCCGGCGCCGAGGCGGTCCGGACCTTCGACGACCGCAACGAGTTCTGGAGCG